TCCGAACATCGTCGGCAAGAGCATCTCGCTCGGAGGCGATCCCCACACCATCGTCGGGGTGCTCGGCGATTTCGACTTCCGCGAGTTCGGGCCGACGCCTCAGGTGTGGACGCTCTTCCAGTTCGATCCCAATACCGACGACCGCGGCCACTACTTCCAGGCGATGGGACGGTTGAAGCCCGGGATTACGCTGCAGCAGGCGGATGCGCGGCTCGCGGCGTCGGCGGCGGACTACCGCAAGAAGTTCCCGACCGATCTCGGCCCGCAGAACACCTTCGGCGTCCGCACCGTCCGCGATCAAATCATCAACGACGACGCCAGGCAGTCGCTGTGGATTTACGGGGGGGCGGTCAGCTTCGTGCTGCTGATCGCCTGCGCGAACGTCGCCAATCTGCTGCTCGTCCGGGCGACCGGCCGCCGCCGCGAGATCGCGATCCGCGCCGCGATCGGCGGATCCCGCGGCCGCATCATCCGCCAGTTGCTCACGGAAAGCGTCGTGCTGTCGCTTGCCGGCGGGGTGTTTGGCCTGTTTCTCGGGTGGGCGGGCATTCGCGCGCTGCTCTCGATCAACACCGCCGGCCTGCCGCGGGTCGGCGAGAACGGCAGCTTCGTGGGGCTCGACTGGCGCGTCGTCGCCTTCACGGTCGGCGTCTCGCTGCTCACCGGCGTGATCTTCGGGTTGATTCCGGCGCTGCAGAGTTCGAAAACGGACCTGACCACGACGCTGAAAGAGGCCGCGGGACGTTCCGGCACGGGATTCCGGCAGAACAAGGTGCGCTCCGTGCTCGTCGTCGTCGAGGTCGGCCTGGCGCTCGTGCTGCTGATCGGGTCGGCGCTGTTGATCCGTACCGCTGCGGCGCTCGGGAGGGTCGACCCGGGGTTCGATACGCAGAACGTGCTCACGCTGAAGATGTCGCTGAAAGGCGCGCAGTTCGAGAAGGCGGAAGCGGTCGAGCAGCTGGTGCGCAATGGGGTGGAGCGGTTGAAAGCCATTCCCGGGGTGGTCGCGGCGAGCGCCACCTGCTGCGTGCCGCTGCAGGGCGGCTACGGTCTTCCGTTCCGCATCCTCGGCCGGCCGCTGCCCGCGGACGCGCAGGGTCCGTTCCACGGCGGCGGCGGCTGGATGACCGTGTCGCCGGGCTATTTCGAGGTCTTCAAGATTCCGGTCCGCCGCGGCCGCACCTTCAACGAACGCGACACCAGCGCGTCGACCCCGGTGGTGGTGATCAACGAGGCGATGGCGAAACAGTACTGGCCGCAGGGAGATCCGCTGAACGACCGGCTGCTGATCGGCAAAGGGATCATGCCGGCGTTTGCCGCGGAGGTGGATCGACAGGTGATCGGCATCGTCGCCGACATCCGCAGCAACGGCCTCGACAGCGAGCCGCAGCCGCAGATGTTCATTCCGCAGGCGCAGGTGCCGGACGCCGCCAACGCGCTGAACGTCGGGCTGACGCCGCTCTCGTGGATCGTGCGGACGCAGGTGCCGCCGCAGTCGTTGAGCAACGCGATCCAGGACACGCTCCGCCAGTCCACCGGGCTGCCCGTCTCGGGCGTCCTCTCGATGAGCGAAATCGCGTCCCGGTCGGTCTCGCGTCAGCGGTTCAACATGTGGGTGATGACGGTGTTCGGCGGCTGCGCGCTGCTGCTCGCCGCGATTGGCATCTACGGCCTCATGGCCTACTCGGTGGAACAGCGCACGCAGGAGATCGGGATCCGCCTTGCGCTCGGTGCGCAGGGATCCCAGGTCAGCAGGATGATCGTCTCTCAGGGAATGGCGCTCGCGATCGCC
This region of Vicinamibacterales bacterium genomic DNA includes:
- a CDS encoding ABC transporter permease — encoded protein: MEAFIKDLKHSLRMFAQSPAFTLAAVAALTLGIGANTAIFSVVNAVLLRPIAFPDAERVVVFLNVSPRGRGAGASPAKFMHYRQQEQVVQDVSAFNTGDLNYTGGSFPEQLRSGRVTADFFKLTAAPVILGRTFLPEEDLPNGPRVVVISRQLWETRFNADPNIVGKSISLGGDPHTIVGVLGDFDFREFGPTPQVWTLFQFDPNTDDRGHYFQAMGRLKPGITLQQADARLAASAADYRKKFPTDLGPQNTFGVRTVRDQIINDDARQSLWIYGGAVSFVLLIACANVANLLLVRATGRRREIAIRAAIGGSRGRIIRQLLTESVVLSLAGGVFGLFLGWAGIRALLSINTAGLPRVGENGSFVGLDWRVVAFTVGVSLLTGVIFGLIPALQSSKTDLTTTLKEAAGRSGTGFRQNKVRSVLVVVEVGLALVLLIGSALLIRTAAALGRVDPGFDTQNVLTLKMSLKGAQFEKAEAVEQLVRNGVERLKAIPGVVAASATCCVPLQGGYGLPFRILGRPLPADAQGPFHGGGGWMTVSPGYFEVFKIPVRRGRTFNERDTSASTPVVVINEAMAKQYWPQGDPLNDRLLIGKGIMPAFAAEVDRQVIGIVADIRSNGLDSEPQPQMFIPQAQVPDAANALNVGLTPLSWIVRTQVPPQSLSNAIQDTLRQSTGLPVSGVLSMSEIASRSVSRQRFNMWVMTVFGGCALLLAAIGIYGLMAYSVEQRTQEIGIRLALGAQGSQVSRMIVSQGMALAIAGMVIGLGAAFYLARLIASFLFGVTAKDPMVFTAVPLLLLTVAFLSVWIPARRASRVDPLIALRYE